The following coding sequences are from one Syntrophales bacterium window:
- a CDS encoding P1 family peptidase, whose amino-acid sequence MNTEKNNSLTDVEGLLVGHFTDTKAACGVSVAICPEGATAGVDVRGSAPGTRETDLLAPLNLVEKVQAIVLTGGSVYGLSAADGVVRWLSKKGLGFPLEAGNVAPIVPAAALFDLGRGKDYIPAIDAAWGTKACENAGPDAFPLGCVGAGTGALAGGIKGGLGTASEVLASGLTVAAMVAVNSLGSVIDPATGKPWEIRMEQGAEFGKQGKRSVLLPVPPKAEAGRNTTIGIVATDAVLTKAQAQKIAQMAHDGMARAIRPAHTMFDGDTIFCMATNKKELPDTPGFFAAPKAMALIEVGRAAADCMTRAIIRAVLEATSSYNMIAFRDLENR is encoded by the coding sequence ATGAATACGGAAAAAAATAATTCTCTTACGGATGTGGAAGGGCTGTTGGTTGGGCATTTTACTGATACCAAAGCGGCCTGCGGTGTAAGTGTGGCGATATGTCCTGAGGGAGCAACCGCCGGGGTGGATGTGCGTGGTTCAGCGCCGGGTACACGCGAAACTGATCTTTTGGCACCGCTTAATCTGGTGGAAAAAGTGCAGGCGATTGTCCTTACCGGCGGTTCGGTGTACGGTCTTTCCGCGGCGGATGGCGTTGTGCGCTGGCTTTCTAAGAAAGGTTTGGGCTTTCCGCTTGAGGCTGGCAACGTGGCGCCGATAGTGCCCGCAGCGGCGCTGTTTGATTTGGGTCGCGGCAAAGACTATATCCCTGCAATTGATGCCGCATGGGGAACCAAGGCTTGTGAAAATGCCGGACCCGACGCGTTTCCATTAGGATGCGTGGGGGCGGGTACTGGCGCTCTGGCAGGTGGGATTAAAGGCGGACTGGGAACGGCGAGTGAAGTTTTGGCTTCAGGATTGACAGTAGCGGCAATGGTTGCCGTCAATTCTTTGGGATCAGTAATAGATCCGGCGACTGGAAAACCATGGGAAATAAGGATGGAGCAAGGCGCAGAATTCGGCAAGCAGGGAAAAAGATCGGTATTGTTACCTGTACCGCCTAAAGCGGAAGCAGGCCGCAACACAACAATCGGCATTGTAGCAACAGACGCTGTTTTGACCAAAGCTCAGGCGCAAAAAATTGCCCAGATGGCTCATGACGGGATGGCGCGCGCTATCCGGCCGGCGCACACAATGTTCGATGGTGACACAATTTTTTGTATGGCGACAAACAAGAAAGAATTACCCGATACACCCGGTTTTTTCGCCGCGCCCAAAGCAATGGCTTTAATTGAGGTCGGCAGAGCAGCGGCCGATTGTATGACCAGAGCGATCATCCGGGCGGTATTGGAAGCAACCAGTTCCTATAACATGATCGCTTTCCGGGATTTGGAAAACCGTTAA
- a CDS encoding cache domain-containing protein, with protein MKKAYVFILLVFLSIMFLNQTAFCQSKTGKSLSALDLMIKSEVETAISMLQAISEKHQKGEMTMEQAKKLGADLLRELRYGTDGYFWADTEEGVNVILYGRKDVEGRNRLEDKDQKGTFYVKEFIGKAKTGGGYVEYWFSKRGESTAKPKRSYVMPFKPFGWVIGTGYYR; from the coding sequence ATGAAAAAAGCTTACGTGTTTATTCTTCTGGTTTTTCTGAGCATTATGTTTCTTAATCAAACCGCTTTCTGTCAGTCAAAAACAGGGAAAAGCTTATCGGCTTTGGATTTGATGATTAAGAGTGAGGTTGAAACGGCAATCAGCATGCTCCAGGCCATTTCTGAAAAACATCAAAAAGGTGAAATGACCATGGAGCAGGCAAAGAAGCTTGGCGCGGACCTGCTGCGAGAACTTCGCTACGGAACGGATGGATATTTCTGGGCAGATACTGAGGAGGGTGTCAATGTGATTCTCTACGGTCGGAAAGACGTTGAGGGGAGAAATCGGCTTGAGGACAAGGACCAGAAAGGCACTTTTTACGTAAAGGAATTCATCGGGAAGGCCAAAACCGGCGGCGGATATGTGGAGTACTGGTTTTCGAAGCGGGGAGAAAGCACCGCCAAACCCAAGAGATCATACGTGATGCCTTTCAAACCCTTCGGATGGGTTATCGGCACTGGATATTACCGATGA
- a CDS encoding transporter substrate-binding domain-containing protein, translated as MKRISWFCLIFSLFVLVGCVCATQSNINRTYELKMLTEEYPPVTFMKDGKVAGFVTDVVREIITRQGIPDHIRLTSWDEAYNEALSNPNVVLFSAERTEKREKLFQWVGPVGKNSAIFYAKKGSGIRINSLEEAKKIPAIATTTNWFTEQYLKDKGFTNLVSSPLPITSVKQLMNGEVQLSVFTDITIPEIVKNAGYSMDDLEPVFTVSNTYFYIAVSLGTPVEMVKKWQSVLDGLKADGTFEKIYRSYIPNANLNDLLKK; from the coding sequence ATGAAAAGAATCAGTTGGTTCTGTTTGATATTTAGTTTATTTGTTCTTGTAGGTTGTGTATGCGCCACTCAGAGCAATATAAACAGAACGTATGAGCTGAAAATGTTGACGGAGGAATACCCGCCAGTTACCTTTATGAAAGATGGAAAGGTTGCCGGTTTTGTCACGGACGTGGTGCGGGAGATCATTACCCGTCAGGGCATTCCAGATCACATTCGGTTGACCTCCTGGGATGAAGCCTACAATGAGGCGTTGAGCAACCCAAATGTAGTGCTCTTTAGTGCAGAGAGGACGGAAAAACGGGAGAAGCTGTTTCAATGGGTAGGGCCGGTCGGCAAAAATAGCGCGATCTTTTACGCAAAGAAGGGTTCCGGTATCAGAATCAACAGCTTGGAAGAGGCCAAAAAGATTCCTGCCATTGCGACGACTACTAACTGGTTTACCGAACAATACCTAAAGGACAAAGGTTTTACAAATCTGGTTAGTTCTCCTCTTCCAATCACCAGTGTTAAGCAACTCATGAACGGAGAGGTACAGCTTTCAGTCTTTACCGACATTACAATTCCCGAAATTGTAAAGAATGCCGGATACAGCATGGATGATCTGGAACCGGTCTTTACTGTGAGCAATACCTATTTTTACATCGCGGTGTCGCTTGGAACTCCTGTTGAGATGGTTAAAAAATGGCAGTCGGTCCTGGATGGCCTGAAGGCGGACGGCACCTTCGAAAAGATATACCGGAGCTACATTCCCAATGCGAACCTGAATGATCTGCTGAAAAAATAG